From Cucumis melo cultivar AY chromosome 3, USDA_Cmelo_AY_1.0, whole genome shotgun sequence:
CATATGCCACCCTTTGAGGTCGCAAAAAATGCTTGTGAACAATTATCAAAGCCACCAAAAAGTGGAATTATATTCAAAGAAAATCTTCTGATTAACCAACATAATTCATCATCTGAACACTCAAGTGAGGAAATGTCTTacccaaatataatgtcagttatggtgGCTGGCGTGGATACAAGTGAAGATAAAATGTCAGAGCTTGAAAAGAAGATCAACATGCTCATGAAGGCCATTGAAGTGAAGGACTATGAAATTGCATCTCTCAAGAATCACATCGAGAGTCGTGATGCTACTGAATCAAGTCACACACATACTGCCAAGAATGCTGGCAAAGGGAAGGCAATTATacaagaaagtcaaccacaaaattcgacCTCAATTGCATCGTTGTCTATTCAGCAGTTGCAGGAAATGATagcaaactccatcaaaactTAATACGATGGACCTGCTTAAACTTTCTTTTGGTACTCCAAGCCATATACGATGAGAATCGAAAATCTGAGAATGTCGAACGGATACCAGCCTCCCAAGTTCCAACAGTTTGATAGAAAAGGCAACCCAAAACAATATGTTGCTCCCTTCATCGAAACATGTGAAACTGCTTGTACGCAAAGAGATTTATTGGTCAAACAGTTCATCCAAACTGTCAAAGGAAATGCCTTTGACTGGTACACCAATCTTAAACCCGAATCCATTGATAGTTGGGAGCAGGTTGAGAGGGACTTTCTCAACCGCTTCTACAATACTCGGCGTATCATCAGTGTGATGGAGCTTACAAACACAAGACAACAAAAGGGAGAGCCACTCATCGACTATATAAATCAATAGAGAGCTTTGAGTCTTGACTGTAAGGATCGACTCACCGAACTGTCTGCAATGGAGATGTGtacccaaggcatgcattggaaacttctttgtattttgcaaggaataaaacctcgcacgttTGAAGAGTTGGCGACTCGTGCCAATAATATGGAATTGAGTATCGCCAATAGAGCAGCAAAATATTTGTTGGTTTAAAAAATGAGaagtgacaagaatgaaattGATGACACTGAAAAGATCgcaaatagtgtcataaaagagTTTACGGTTGTTTATGCATGCAACTTCTTTGAAATATTTccctaaaagaaaagaaataaaaatagaaagaaagcaTGATTGCGACAAAAAGCGACAACCAACTCTAAAAGAAAGACAGAAAAAAAATTTATCCATTTCCTGACTCTAATGTTACAGACATGTTAGAGCAGCTGCTAGAGAACCAACTTATTCAACTGCCAGAATGAAAACGACCAGAACAAGTGgaaaaagtagatgatcctaactactgcaagtatcatcgggtcattagtcaccctgttgaaacGTGTTTCGAGTTGAAGGAGCTGATTCTAAAGTTGGCTTATGAAAAGAAGATCGAGCTGGATATTGATAAAGTAGCTTAGACGAATCATGTTGCGGTTGAGATGACTTCAAGTGTTCCACCATCAACACAGTTTTATGATCAAAGAAAAAGCttgattcaatttgggacttTCGAACCTATACTTGTTCGATTCCAACAAAAGATCATGATGACGGACTCCCAAAAAAAAGAAGAGCATGTTAAGGATGATGATGAAGGATGGATAGTCGTGGCTCGTCGAAAAGAGAGACAACCAAATTACATTTAAAAGAAATCATCATTCCATCAAAAACATGCAAAAGAAAGCATCTCCCATAAAAATAAgggaagaaggaacaagaagatgtggaagcctAAGCATACCAAAGGAAAAGACGAGGACTTCCTCCAACCTCAATGGTCGATCATTTTGACagaattcctcccaagaagCCTCCTTGAGAATCATCCAAAAGAAATAGTAAAAGTCACTACATGTCATGTTGTCAGCATAGTAGAAGTTGACAACAATTATGCATCTTCTAAAGAAgtcgacaattcaaatgaaattaagcaaagaACTTCagtctttgatcgtatcaagccttcaactactcaatcttcaatctttcaaagattgagtatgaccacgaaagaagaagaaaatcaatgtcAAACGTCTACTTCCACTCAaacttcagctttcaaaaggctaagtatctccacatcgaGAAAGATTgaccttcaacatctgcttttgatcgtctaaagatgacaaacgaTCAATATCAAAGATAGATGAAAATTACTTtgaaggcaaaaccatttcaTGAAGACAACAATGACAATATGATTCATAGTCGTGTCccatcacgcatgaagaggaagttgTTTGTTAACATAAATACAGAAGATTCCTTGACCGTAAAGCTAAGACTCATTATATTCATCGGTCCTACAAACAATGGAGATGAACAAATCCTTGAGAAAAATAAGCGTTGCTAAATCTGCATCACTTTTTATGGTACTCCTAGCCCACAAGAGATCGTATAAAAGgtgaatgacaaaaaaaaattgaactagtTATGACTTGATCTgtatgttataaaaagggtacATAGGTGCTTAAATTTtactttaagttcagtcgcacgccaaaaaaaaaattgcttcATTGTGATCTCATAGTAAAGAATAGGTAAACAATAAAAAATGATTCAAGAGCAATCATAccagaataaaaaaaaatttcattatcGTTCAACAAAAATATCTTGCGTTTACAATAAttgcaatgaaaaaaaaaaagaattgggGCGAATGGGGCAAAGTCAAAGcttccacttgaagttcttaaattcttcacATGTATCCTCCATACTCTTATGAATCGTAGTTAGAGCCTTGATGGCTTCTTCGGTGATAGTAGAGATGTTTAATTGTCTAAACTCTTAAGGTAGCTAGCTTCGTTTTCCTCAAGAAATTTCATCGTTGCTTCTTCAAGTTCAAGTTCAAAGACTTTAAATTTCATCGGTGCAAGTGCGACGCTGCAGAGGCGGTCATCATCGCCTTCTGATACGCTGCAGAGGCGGCCTCCTGATACGCGCTGCAGAGGCGGCCTCCTGATACGCGCTGCAGAGGCGGCCTCCTGATACGCGCTGCAGAGGCGGCCTCCTGATACGCGCTGCAGAGGCGGCCTCCTGATACGCGCTGCAGAGGCGGCCTCCTGATACGCGCTGCAGAGGCGGCCTCCTGATACGCGCTGCAGAGGCGGCCTCCTGATACGCGCTGCAGAGGCGGCCTCCTGATACGCGCTGCAGAGGCGGCCTCCTGATACGCGCTGCAGAGGCGGCCTCCTGATACGCGCTGCAGAGGCGGCCTCCTGATACGCGCTGCAGAGGCGGCCTCCTGATACGCGCTGCAGAGGCGGCCATCATCGCCTTCTGCGAGGCGGCCATCATCGCCTTCTGCGAGGCGGCCATCATCGCCTTCTGCGAGGCGGCCATCATCGCCTTCTGCGAGGCGGCCATCATCGCCTTCTGCGAGGCGGCCATCATCGCCTTCTGCGAGGCGGCCATCATCGCCTTCTGCGAGGCGGCCATCATCGCCTTCTGCGAGGCGGCCATCATCGCCTTCTGCCAGGCGGCCATCATCGCCTTCTGCCAGGCGGCCATCATCGCCTTCTGCCAGGCGGCCATCATCGCCTTCTGCGAGGCGGCCATCATCGCCTTCTGCGAGGCGGCCATCATCGCCTTCTGCGAGGCGGCCATCATCGCCTTCTGCCAGGCGGCCATCATCGCCTTCTGCGAGGCGGCCATCATCGCCTTCTGCCAGGCGGCCATCATCGCCTTCTGCCAGGCGGCCATCATTTTTAGATCATCATTtccatcatcttcatcttcaatgtggtTGGAGTCGATAGAATCATCATCTTTGTCTTTCATGCGGTTCAAGTCGATAGGATCATATTCCATGTGTTGCAGCTAATACATTAGTGTAGTCTCGCTTCTCCATCTTCAATCAAGCTTGGTGAGCTCCATCTTCAAATTTGTTCGATTGATGTGCTCTATCTTCAAATTTGTTCGAGCACTACATCTTCAAACTcttaaaaaatttcaacaaaaaaaaaggtTAGACAAAATAGTACagagaaaagaaaactttttttaaaaaaaactaaagaatttgtgtaaataaaaaaattattgagaaaaaaaaaataaaaaacgaaaagaaaaacaaaaacaaaaaaaaggggaaaaaagaaaaaaaaagacacgaaaagaagaaaggaaaaatttaaaaagaaaaaagaaaaaagaaaagaaaagaaactaaaaaaacagaagaaaataaaagaaaaatgtaaaaataagaggaaagaaaggaaaaaagttttctttaaaaaaaaaattgtcatttttttttctcctacCATCTTGTCAACGGCCCCATCTCTCTCCATCTTTCTATtcctctcttctttctttttctgttttctcccattttttttctttctctctccatATTTTCTTGGAGccattcaaaaaaaaaaaaaaagaaagttggaCCGAGACGCTTGCTCCAACTCCAAATGGATGAAGCAAATTAGATTTTCTTCTCTCCCAAATATGaagcaaaatgaaaaaaattggaAGACTAAAACACATGAAAAAAATAGAGGAGATGAGAATTTGTTTTGTTTCCAAATTTCTTTCCTATTTATAAAGTATAAAAGATTGCAAATCAAATCTATAGCATTGTCAACAAACACAGGTAGTTTAGATTGATTAGTATTATACATAAccttctcttctctattctgtttctttatttaaaaaaatctccTCTATtctgtttctttattttttaaaaaaaaatcttcactATTCTGTTTCTTTATTcaaaaaatcaattaataaaaaaataatgagatttttttatatgtagcgttaaaagaaaattttcaagtcATATCCTTCTCATAATTAAacctaaaattaaaaataaaaaaaaaaaagagaaaaagaaaacaccacaaatcttgaaaaaaaattcctCCAATCATTTTTTAGTCcattggaaaaaaagaaaaaaaaaaggtcaaacttttcaaattttaagtttGAGGGCAATTTAAATTAGCACAAGTTtgactaaaaattcaaattaagacATTATGTAAAAATcaaaactttgacttaaatggACTCTTTGACGAGTGGACCATATTccaattttatcaattttaagtctcaattcttccaataaatttattggtaaaaaaaaattcaatttcattCCAATTCATTTATTGGCCATATTCCAagtgatttaaattttaaaaaattgaattaaattcaaaattttctacAAAATTGACATTGGGTCATATTCCAAACTTCCATATAACATTTTAATCACACTATGTCCAAATGCATAGTGTAGTTAATTTGGCATATTAGCGTTAGAAGCAAAAGTCAAGAATAAatcaattgtattttttgtttcgGCTTATCGTTTTCGAGGTTCACCCACCCATACACGTACACGAATTTaggggcatttgttgaacaagaaattttggTCAATTAAATTGTGTCACGTTATCACAACAAAATTGTGAtcattataatttgattggatttgggtagtcaagttttctcatatccaaccAAATTCAAGCCTCCGAtaaaaaattgggccaaagaaactATGGACTCGAGCCCGCCAAACAAGTGGGTCCAAGCTTGAGCCTACCAAGCAAATTGGCCCAAGCCTAAGTCGCCAAGCAAATGGGCCTAAGCCCACTTTAAGCCCATGGAAATTCCCTATAAATAAAGACCTTCCCATTCATTTTAGAGATCTTTTGGTTGAAGGAAGAATCGAAACTCTGAGAATTGAAGACAAAGTTCAAAAAGCTCTCAAGATGTGCAAGTTTTTATCAACCTCGAGATCCTCATCTTCTGAAAGATTAAAGACTTgaaagatcaaactttcctagaattctagaagattgaagctcaaatCGACCTGCAACTACAACTTTCTGAAGATCAAAGATCAAGAAGTTCTAAGTTTAATTTGCATGTGAGGGAAAGAATCAAAGAAATAAAtactagagattgtatccacaataccATATAGatcaatacaaagttcaattccacgaattaTATTTCTctagaaatctcgtgtgaatagTGTGTACAATGAACGTTTAGGTTGATGCATTATTATTGAGTATCCTTGTATTTCTTATTGAGGTTGTTTTTCGAGTAGGCATTGTTGTACTTGAGAGgttgttctttttttatatagtaTTTAGGGAGAGCCTAAATATAGTGAGTGTTAGGGGATCCCACTCTTAAGGAGAGCCTAAGCATATTGTATTGAGAAGATCTTATATAAAACTTGAAGAAGCATATTTTGGAAGTGTGGGGAGCTCAAACTTGGGGAAGCCTAAGTTGAAACGTTGAAGAGCAAGTTATACGGGCACATTGCCTAAGTACTTTTATTGTAAGTGTTGAACTTTTTATATAGTCAAGTTTCATTCCACCGGACACATTGCCTCTCAGACGTAGTTGATTTTGCACTGAACTAAGTTATCAATTTATGTACTAATATTTTTCTGTTTGTTTTCATAAAGTCCATCTTATCGGATATATTGTCAATGACATTATGCTTAACATTGTGCCTTTGTTAGATCCACTCATTTTTCAAAATAGATAAATAatgtcttttgtttttatttagttaaCAATGCTAACCCTCCCTCGTctctttgtttgatttttttttttttggttcaatTTTCATATCTTCGTATAGATATAGATACAAACAAGAAAAATTTGGGTGCTCCCTTTGGATGCACCTATGTTGGTGCATCCCAAGTATAGTCCAATAAAACGCTACTAtgtggcttttttttttttttttaaataatgtctTTCCAATTTTCTATCTATGGTAGAAAAGTGGGGAGCACAAGAGTTAACTACACCTAATCATTGCTATATACAAACTTACTTCTTATGTTAGTGTTCCGTCATACGAGATAATGTACCTAGTCTAAATCATTCATCTATATTCTCTATAGATCTGGGTTGTGACTACAAGAATTCAAGAGTATATTTGAGTGAAACTACGTGGAATGTAAAAAATTGTGGTTTTATTCAAGAAATTCTAGTGCCATGGCACTGAAGACAATAGAAACACGAAGAAATGGCACAGAAGTGCTATCAGTTATGGAATGAAATTGTGAATACAAATTTGACCTAGCTCTGCATTGCTGCAAcaagtttataaataaaattctttttctctttaggTCAATAATCTATCATTTAGCCTTTGTGCTTCACGTTCTCTATTTCTTTACTATTTTTAGTCTATTTCCATGTTGTGGAGACTAATCCTTTTTGGTCGTGAAGAGAGTTATCTTGATGTTTAGTTGCTAAGGCAAATATTGCTTAGCTTAGGTTAAGCAAATTGCATTCAGTTTGTGAGGATTTGCAATTCTAACATTTCAGATTATGAATGCTTGAGATTCTTAGATGTGTTTGAATCTCTATGCCTTTGATTGATCACCCTTCTCTAATTTAAGTTAAGAAAGAAGATCATTTTATTAAATTGTGATGATTTATAATTACGATATTTAGTTCATGAATGTTTGTGATTCTTAGAtgtatttaaatttgtttgccTTTGATTATGCTTGGATTGATCACACTTCTCTAACTTGGATTACGGAAGAAGATCATTGTATTAAGTCGTAAGGATTTATAACTATGCTATTCACCTTATGGAATGTTTGTTACTTAAGGAATCGTTTGGTAGGAAGGAATATTAGGTGGAAAAATGAATGGGTTTGTATAACCAATGTTTGGTTGGAGGTTTTGTGATATCTACCTTGAAAAATGTTTATCTCAAAAAATCGAGTGTTTGGCTCATCGGTTCGGATTTGGGAGGTTTGGAATTTCGTCAATCACTTTAACTAGAACACAGTCATGTGTAATTTCCAAGCATCAGAATCCATTGAATTTAAATTCACAAccatttaattcttttaaatcttAGACATTTGATTTTGAACTTGCATGCCAAAcacctctatatatatatatatatcaaaatcgAATATTTTTAATCCCATGGGTTTCTGTgattttttcccctttttttatttattaattttctcttttcttatttttacattcattatttcaagttttaattatttttcatgttTCTTCCATATTTTATACATGTTTAATCCTActctattttttcttaaaatgtttat
This genomic window contains:
- the LOC127148593 gene encoding uncharacterized protein LOC127148593, whose translation is MEYDPIDLNRMKDKDDDSIDSNHIEDEDDGNDDLKMMAAWQKAMMAAWQKAMMAASQKAMMAAWQKAMMAASQKAMMAASQKAMMAASQKAMMAAWQKAMMAAWQKAMMAAWQKAMMAASQKAMMAASQKAMMAASQKAMMAASQKAMMAASQKAMMAASQKAMMAASQKAMMAASQKAMMAASAARIRRPPLQRVSGGRLCSAYQEAASAARIRRPPLQRVSGGRLCSAYQEAASAARIRRPPLQRVSGGRLCSAYQEAASAARIRRPPLQRVSGGRLCSAYQEAASAARIRRPPLQRIRRR